A single Antechinus flavipes isolate AdamAnt ecotype Samford, QLD, Australia chromosome 5, AdamAnt_v2, whole genome shotgun sequence DNA region contains:
- the SMC1A gene encoding structural maintenance of chromosomes protein 1A, which translates to MFAPGPSLPCSCLPQPLQSPPLQPHTASPCIAMGFLKLIEIENFKSYKGKQIIGPFQRFTAIIGPNGSGKSNLMDAISFVLGEKTSNLRVKTLRDLIHGAPVGKPAANRAAVSMVYSENNGEERIFARIIVGGSSEYKINNKVVQLLEYSQELEKLGILIKARNFLVFQGAVESIAMKNPKERTALFEEISRSGELAQEYDKRKKEMVKAEEDTQFNYHRKKNIAAERKEAKQEKEEADRYQRLKDEVVRAQVQLQLFKLYHNEMEIEKLNKELTSKNKEIDKEKKRMDKVEEELKDKKKELGKMMREQQQIEKEIKEKDSELNQKRPQYIKAKENTSHKIKKLEAAKKSLQNAQKQYKKRKGDMDELEKEMVSVEKARQEFEDRMEEESQSQGRDLTLEENQVKKYHRLKEEASKRAATLAQELEKFNRDQKADQDRLDLEERKKVETEAKIKQKLREIEENQKRIEKLEEYITTSKQSLEEQKKLEGELTEEVKLAKQRIDEINKELNQVMEQLGDARIDRQESSRQQRKAEIMESIKRLYPGSVYGRLIDLCQPTQKKYQIAVTKVLGKNMDAIIVDSEKTGRDCIQYIKEQRGEPETFLPLDYLEVKPTDEKLRELKGAKLVIDVIRYEPPHIKKALQYACGNALVCDNVEDARRIAFGGHQRHKTVALDGTLFQKSGVISGGASDLKAKARRWDEKAVDKLKEKKERLTEELKEQMKAKRKEAELRQVQSQAHGLQMRLKYSQSDLEQTKTRHLALNLQEKSKLESELANFGPRINDIKRIIQGREREMKDLKEKMNQVEDEVFEEFCREIGVRNIREFEEEKVKRQNEIAKKRLEFENQKTRLGIQLDFEKNQLKEDQDKVHMWEQTVKKDENEIEKLKKEEQRHMKIIDETMAQLQDLKNQHLAKKSEVNDKNHEMEEIRKKLGGANKEMTHLQKEVTAIETKLEQKRSDRHNLLQACKMQDIKLPLAKGTMDDISQEEGSSQGEESGSGSQRTSNIYAREALIEIDYSDLCEDLKDAQAEEEIKQEMNTLQQKLTEQQSVLQRIAAPNMKAMEKLESVRDKFQETSDEFEAARKRAKKAKHAFEQIKKERFDRFNACFESVATNIDEIYKALSRNSSAQAFLGPENPEEPYLDGINYNCVAPGKRFRPMDNLSGGEKTVAALALLFAIHSYKPAPFFVLDEIDAALDNTNIGKVANYIKEQSTCNFQAIVISLKEEFYTKAESLIGVYPEQGDCVISKVLTFDLTKYPDANPNPNEQ; encoded by the coding sequence ATGTTTGCTCCGGGACCCTCTTTGCCGTGCTCCTGCCTTCCCCAACCCCTGCAGTCTCCACCGTTGCAGCCCCACACTGCCTCGCCTTGCATCGCCATGGGTTTTCTAAAACTGATCGAAATCGAAAATTTCAAGTCCTACAAGGGTAAGCAGATCATCGGGCCCTTTCAGAGGTTTACAGCCATTATCGGGCCTAACGGCTCCGGGAAGTCGAATCTTATGGACGCTATCAGTTTCGTGCTGGGAGAAAAGACCAGCAATTTGCGTGTAAAGACTTTGCGGGATCTGATCCACGGGGCTCCCGTGGGCAAACCAGCTGCCAACCGTGCAGCGGTCAGCATGGTGTATTCTGAGAACAATGGTGAGGAACGCATCTTTGCCCGGATAATTGTGGGGGGTTCCTCTGAGTACAAAATCAACAACAAGGTGGTCCAGCTGCTTGAATACAGCCAAGAGCTGGAGAAACTGGGCATTCTCATCAAAGCTCGGAACTTCCTAGTGTTCCAGGGTGCTGTGGAGTCTATTGCTATGAAGAACCCCAAGGAGCGGACAGCCTTGTTTGAGGAGATCAGCCGCTCAGGGGAATTGGCCCAGGAGTATGATAAGCGGAAGAAGGAGATGGTAAAGGCTGAGGAAGATACTCAGTTCAATTACCACCGAAAGAAGAACATTGCTGCTGAGCGCAAGGAAGCCAAGCAAGAGAAGGAGGAAGCTGACCGCTACCAGAGGCTGAAAGATGAAGTTGTTCGTGCACAAGTGCAGCTACAGCTCTTCAAACTGTATCACAATGAGATGGAGATTGAGAAATTGAATAAGGAACTCACTTCCAAGAACAAGGAGATTGACAAGGAAAAGAAGCGCATGGACAAGGTGGAAGAAGAgctaaaggataaaaagaaagaactgggCAAAATGATGCGTGAGCAGCAGCAGATTGAgaaggagataaaagagaaagactCAGAGCTTAATCAAAAGCGGCCTCAATACATCAAGgctaaagaaaatacttcacacAAGATCAAGAAGCTGGAAGCTGCCAAGAAATCTCTGCAGAATGCCCAGAAACAGTACAAGAAGCGAAAGGGTGATATggatgaactagaaaaggaaatggtgtcAGTGGAGAAGGCAAGGCAAGAGTTTGAAGATCGCATGGAAGAAGAGAGTCAGAGCCAGGGACGGGATCTGACTCTGGAGGAGAATCAAGTGAAAAAGTACCACAGACTGAAGGAAGAAGCCAGCAAAAGAGCAGCCACCCTGGCCCAGGAGCTAGAGAAGTTCAATAGGGACCAGAAAGCTGATCAAGACCGGCTGGACTTAGAAGAACGAAAAAAAGTTGAGACAGAGGCCAAGATCAAACAGAAACTTAGGGAAATTGAGGAGAATCAGAAGCGAATTGAGAAGCTGGAAGAATACATTACCACTAGCAAGCAGTCTCTGGAGGAACAGAAGAAACTAGAGGGGGAGCTAACAGAAGAAGTTAAACTTGCTAAACAGCGCATTGATGAAATCAACAAGGAACTGAATCAGGTGATGGAGCAACTTGGAGATGCCCGCATAGACCGGCAAGAAAGCAGCCGGCAGCAACGCAAGGCAGAGATAATGGAAAGCATCAAACGCCTctatcctggttctgtttatgGCCGTCTCATTGATCTGTGCCAGCCAACACAGAAAAAATACCAGATTGCTGTGACTAAAGTGTTGGGCAAAAATATGGATGCTATCATTGTGGATTCTGAAAAGACTGGCCGGGACTGTATCCAGTATATCAAGGAACAGCGTGGGGAGCCTGAGACATTTTTACCACTTGACTACCTAGAAGTGAAACCAACTGATGAAAAGCTGCGGGAACTGAAAGGGGCCAAGCTGGTGATTGATGTGATTCGCTATGAGCCACCACACATCAAGAAGGCTCTCCAGTATGCCTGTGGCAATGCTCTAGTATGTGACAATGTTGAAGATGCCAGGCGAATTGCCTTTGGTGGCCATCAGAGACATAAGACAGTGGCGCTAGATGGGACACTTTTCCAGAAGTCTGGTGTCATCTCTGGGGGAGCAAGTGACCTCAAAGCCAAGGCCCGTCGCTGGGATGAGAAAGCAGTTGACAaactgaaagagaagaaagagcgCCTAACAGAGGAGCTAAAGGAACAGATGAAGGCCAAGCGGAAGGAGGCTGAGCTGAGGCAAGTGCAGTCCCAGGCTCATGGCTTGCAGATGAGGCTCAAGTACTCCCAGAGTGACCTGGAACAGACAAAGACCCGCCACCTTGCACTCAACCTACAGGAAAAGTCCAAGCTGGAGAGTGAGTTGGCTAACTTTGGGCCTCGTATCAATGACATCAAGAGGATCATTCAGGGCCgggaaagagagatgaaagaccTGAAGGAGAAGATGAACCAGGTAGAGGATGAGGTTTTTGAGGAGTTCTGCCGAGAGATTGGAGTTCGCAATATTCGTGAATttgaggaagagaaagtgaagcgGCAGAATGAAATAGCCAAGAAACGGCTTGAATTTGAGAACCAGAAGACTCGCCTGGGTATCCAGCTAGATTTTGAAAAGAACCAGCTGAAAGAGGACCAAGACAAGGTTCACATGTGGGAGCAGACAGTGAAGAAAGATGAGAATGAAATCGAAAAGCTCAAAAAAGAGGAGCAGAGACACATGAAAATAATTGATGAAACTATGGCCCAGCTGCAGGATCTCAAGAATCAGCATCTGGCAAAGAAATCTGAGGTGAATGACAAGAACCATGAGATGGAGGAAATCCGTAAAAAGTTGGGTGGAGCCAATAAAGAAATGACCCACCTGCAAAAAGAGGTAACAGCTATAGAGACAAAGTTAGAACAGAAGCGGAGTGACCGGCATAACTTGCTGCAGGCTTGCAAAATGCAAGATATCAAGCTGCCCCTGGCCAAGGGAACCATGGATGACATCAGCCAAGAAGAAGGGAGCTCCCAGGGGGAAGAGTCTGGGAGTGGCTCACAACGAACATCCAACATTTATGCCCGCGAAGCCCTTATTGAAATTGACTATAGTGACCTCTGTGAGGACCTAAAAGATGCTCAGgctgaagaggaaattaagcaGGAAATGAACACACTGCAGCAAAAGCTGACAGAACAGCAGAGTGTTCTGCAGCGTATTGCAGCTCCCAATATGAAGGCTATGGAGAAACTGGAGAGTGTGCGTGACAAGTTCCAGGAGACATCAGATGAATTTGAGGCAGCTCGAAAGCGGGCCAAGAAAGCTAAACATGCCTTTGAGCAGATTAAAAAGGAACGCTTTGATCGCTTCAATGCCTGTTTTGAGTCCGTGGCCACCAACATTGATGAGATCTACAAAGCCCTGTCCCGTAACAGCAGTGCTCAGGCTTTCTTGGGTCCTGAGAACCCAGAGGAGCCCTACTTGGATGGGATTAACTACAACTGTGTGGCCCCTGGCAAGCGGTTCCGGCCCATGGACAATCTGTCTGGTGGGGAAAAGACTGTAGCAGCCCTTGCTTTGCTCTTTGCCATCCACAGCTACAAACCAGCCCCCTTCTTTGTTCTAGATGAAATTGATGCAGCTTTAGATAACACCAACATTGGCAAAGTTGCCAACTATATAAAAGAACAGTCAACTTGCAACTTTCAAGCCATTGTCATTTCACTGAAAGAAGAATTTTATACAAAAGctgagagtctgattggtgtCTATCCTGAACAAGGGGACTGTGTTATCAGCAAGGTACTGACATTTGACCTTACCAAATACCCAGATGCCAACCCCAACCCCAATGAGCAGTAA